Proteins encoded by one window of Dendropsophus ebraccatus isolate aDenEbr1 chromosome 4, aDenEbr1.pat, whole genome shotgun sequence:
- the APOBEC4 gene encoding putative C->U-editing enzyme APOBEC-4 — protein sequence METIFQEFSGHNGTLVKPYYWLYPNHNCVKCPYHIRTGEDSRVTYGEFYEAFGFPYGPTMPENKQLIFYELKSFNGAVIQRGQATNCAQSNLHAESMLFERDGYLDSFIYQHHPVGYLTLYTNFTPCNEFGQCCIGKIYDLLQRYPEIRLDIYFSQMYHVAEEFPASFWNKEALRSLAGHWPRVTLNPLSNGIWNTVLYAFVKEVPENTLFQPILPARASADRYNAHMIHLITGIKPYFVDAPLISQPQETKRLSEYQREKVNPSVLPQPQTGFFPYYPMFVSRMPLVSIPAPGYGPIEASSKPKHIVRHLNMPGNVRGDVDISDVVSNSRKFNEVIIIEDETVKGARRSKRKKTDSVDRSER from the coding sequence ATGGAAACTATTTTCCAGGAATTCTCTGGACATAATGGAACGTTAGTGAAGCCGTATTACTGGCTCTACCCAAACCACAATTGTGTGAAATGCCCCTACCATATCAGAACAGGAGAAGACTCGCGGGTCACCTACGGAGAGTTCTACGAGGCGTTCGGCTTTCCCTATGGACCAACCATGCCCGAAAACAAACAACTAATATTTTATGAACTGAAATCCTTCAATGGAGCCGTGATACAGAGAGGCCAGGCTACCAACTGCGCTCAATCTAACCTTCATGCTGAGTCCATGTTGTTTGAGAGAGACGGATATCTTGACTCCTTCATCTACCAGCATCACCCGGTTGGCTACTTAACTCTTTACACAAACTTTACTCCTTGCAATGAGTTTGGCCAGTGCTGCATCGGTAAAATCTATGACTTACTGCAGAGATATCCTGAGATACGCTTAGATATCTATTTCTCGCAGATGTACCACGTGGCAGAAGAGTTTCCAGCTTCTTTTTGGAACAAGGAGGCCTTAAGGAGTCTGGCCGGTCACTGGCCAAGAGTAACACTGAATCCATTGAGTAATGGCATCTGGAACACTGTTCTTTATGCTTTTGTTAAGGAAGTTCCAGAAAACACCTTGTTCCAACCCATTTTGCCTGCGAGGGCTTCGGCGGACCGGTATAACGCGCACATGATCCACCTGATCACTGGGATTAAGCCTTACTTTGTTGACGCTCCTCTAATATCTCAACCTCAAGAAACGAAACGACTATCGGAGTATCAAAGAGAGAAGGTTAATCCTAGTGTTCTTCCTCAGCCCCAAACAGGCTTCTTCCCCTACTACCCTATGTTTGTTTCCCGTATGCCCCTTGTATCCATACCCGCCCCTGGGTATGGCCCTATAGAAGCCTCCTCCAAACCCAAACACATTGTCCGCCACCTAAACATGCCTGGGAATGTAAGGGGAGACGTGGACATCAGTGACGTTGTATCAAATTCAAGAAAATTTAATGAAGTTATAATCATAGAAGATGAGACAGTTAAAGGGGCAAGAaggagcaaaagaaaaaaaactgattctGTGGACAGATCAGAGCGTTGA